The Longimicrobium sp. genome window below encodes:
- a CDS encoding rhomboid family intramembrane serine protease — translation MIPLNDENPTELRPWMTVVLIIANTLVWILIQGAGEMQALEASVVVFGAQPCEITGACQTTGLGTSALVTSMFMHGGWGHILGNMLFLWVFGNNIEDSMGHLRFLAFYLICGAAAALAHVFFSPASEIPMVGASGAISGIMGAYILLYPGARVRTYFPPFFFFRIRAFFFLLLWFVLQLFEGMAALGMPATEEGGVAVWAHIGGFVAGLLLIKPFDRPRLVRAKREGVQLSHDEVAPLRW, via the coding sequence TTGATCCCGCTGAACGACGAGAACCCCACCGAGCTGCGGCCGTGGATGACCGTGGTGCTGATCATCGCCAACACCCTCGTGTGGATCCTCATCCAAGGCGCGGGAGAGATGCAGGCGCTGGAGGCATCGGTGGTGGTGTTCGGCGCGCAGCCGTGCGAGATCACCGGGGCGTGCCAGACCACCGGTCTGGGCACGTCGGCCCTGGTGACGTCGATGTTCATGCACGGCGGGTGGGGGCACATCCTGGGCAACATGCTGTTCCTGTGGGTGTTCGGGAACAACATCGAAGACTCGATGGGCCACCTGCGCTTCCTGGCCTTCTACCTGATCTGCGGCGCCGCGGCGGCGCTCGCCCACGTGTTCTTCTCCCCGGCCAGCGAGATCCCCATGGTGGGCGCCAGTGGGGCCATCAGCGGCATCATGGGCGCGTACATCCTTCTGTATCCCGGCGCCCGGGTGCGCACCTACTTTCCCCCGTTCTTCTTCTTCCGCATCCGCGCGTTCTTCTTCCTCCTGCTGTGGTTCGTGCTGCAGCTGTTCGAGGGGATGGCCGCGCTGGGCATGCCGGCGACGGAGGAGGGCGGCGTGGCGGTGTGGGCGCACATCGGCGGCTTCGTGGCGGGGCTGCTGCTGATCAAGCCCTTCGACCGCCCGCGGCTGGTGAGGGCCAAGCGCGAGGGCGTGCAGCTTTCACACGACGAGGTGGCGCCGCTGCGGTGGTGA